A single Agromyces sp. CF514 DNA region contains:
- the def gene encoding peptide deformylase has protein sequence MAVLPIRITGEPVLHSPALPVETIDDDIRTLVRDLYETMDAAPGVGLAAPQVGVPLRIFTFTWADEEAGASWRGVAINPELWITPLEPGHPDPDFESEGCLSFPGERFPLRRAERAILRATDLDGEPFEIQAEGWLARIFQHEFDHLDGTLYTDRLTDKEQRIVAKICRKVGWGEPGVSWMPGVDDLEG, from the coding sequence ATGGCCGTGCTTCCCATCCGCATCACCGGCGAACCGGTGCTCCACTCCCCCGCGCTCCCCGTCGAGACGATCGACGACGACATCCGCACGCTCGTGCGCGACCTGTACGAGACCATGGATGCCGCGCCCGGCGTCGGCCTCGCCGCCCCGCAGGTCGGGGTGCCGTTGCGGATCTTCACGTTCACGTGGGCCGACGAAGAGGCCGGCGCGTCGTGGCGCGGCGTCGCGATCAACCCCGAGCTGTGGATCACCCCGCTCGAGCCTGGGCACCCCGATCCCGACTTCGAGTCCGAGGGCTGCCTGTCGTTCCCGGGCGAACGGTTCCCGCTCCGGCGAGCCGAGCGCGCGATCCTCCGCGCGACCGACCTCGACGGCGAGCCGTTCGAGATCCAGGCCGAGGGGTGGCTCGCCCGCATCTTCCAGCACGAGTTCGACCACCTCGACGGCACGCTCTACACCGACCGGCTCACCGACAAGGAGCAGCGCATCGTCGCGAAGATCTGCCGCAAGGTCGGCTGGGGCGAGCCCGGCGTCTCGTGGATGCCCGGCGTCGACGACCTCGAGGGCTGA
- a CDS encoding AzlD domain-containing protein, whose amino-acid sequence MTTWHVILIASAATLALKLGGYVVPAGFLERERPARIADLLTVALLAALIAVQTLGAGQAIVVDARVPAVVVAAALYALRVPFVIVVIVAAAVAAGIRAFT is encoded by the coding sequence ATGACCACCTGGCACGTGATCCTCATCGCGTCGGCTGCGACGCTCGCGCTGAAGCTCGGCGGCTACGTCGTGCCCGCCGGGTTCCTCGAGCGCGAGCGCCCCGCCCGCATCGCCGACCTGCTCACGGTCGCGCTGCTCGCGGCGCTCATCGCCGTGCAGACGCTCGGCGCCGGCCAGGCGATCGTGGTCGACGCCCGCGTGCCGGCCGTCGTCGTCGCCGCCGCGCTCTACGCGCTGCGCGTGCCGTTCGTGATCGTCGTCATCGTGGCCGCGGCGGTCGCCGCCGGCATCCGCGCGTTCACCTGA
- a CDS encoding AzlC family ABC transporter permease encodes MSASAAGPRNAVVRDSLSVGLATAAYGISFGALSVASGLDVWQTMFLSLVMFTGGSQFALIGVLAGGGAASAGPAIAAATLLGVRNVVYGMRMKPLVDRGGPVRRVAAAWITIDESTAVALAQSEERSARLGFWLTGAIVFVGWNITTLVGALIGDALGDTRAWGLDAAAAAAFLGLLWPRLKRVQAGAVAVGAAVVATIATPVLVPGLPVLVAAVVALIVGWFDLFDRKRPA; translated from the coding sequence GTGTCCGCATCCGCGGCCGGTCCCAGGAACGCCGTCGTGCGCGACTCGCTCTCGGTCGGGCTCGCGACCGCCGCCTACGGCATCTCGTTCGGGGCGCTGTCCGTGGCATCCGGCCTCGACGTCTGGCAGACGATGTTCCTCAGCCTCGTGATGTTCACGGGCGGCTCGCAGTTCGCGCTCATCGGCGTGCTCGCTGGCGGTGGCGCGGCATCCGCGGGCCCGGCGATCGCCGCGGCCACCCTGCTCGGCGTGCGCAACGTCGTCTACGGCATGCGCATGAAGCCGCTCGTCGACCGCGGCGGCCCCGTGCGACGTGTCGCCGCTGCCTGGATCACCATCGACGAGTCCACGGCCGTTGCGCTCGCGCAGTCCGAGGAGCGCTCGGCGCGGCTCGGGTTCTGGCTGACGGGCGCGATCGTGTTCGTCGGCTGGAACATCACCACGCTCGTCGGAGCGCTCATCGGCGACGCGTTGGGCGACACGCGTGCGTGGGGGCTCGACGCGGCCGCCGCGGCGGCGTTCCTCGGCCTGCTCTGGCCGCGACTGAAGCGCGTGCAGGCGGGGGCGGTGGCGGTCGGCGCTGCCGTCGTGGCGACGATCGCGACGCCCGTGCTCGTGCCCGGGCTGCCCGTGCTCGTCGCGGCCGTGGTCGCCCTGATCGTGGGCTGGTTCGACCTCTTCGACCGGAAGCGGCCGGCATGA
- a CDS encoding NAD(P)-dependent oxidoreductase, with the protein MTDAGGAAPLVGAVSVLPHADPSVVAAVRRAGGEVVPLGVRTRGLVWVAASGAGELEDALTRHPQVEWVQLPWAGVDAFAGILARYRDDGRVWTSAKGSYARPVAEHALMLALSVLREVPRRARATAWEADERGRSLFGMRVVIVGGGGITEELLRLLAPFGVHATVVRRRAEPVEGAARTVTDADLHEVLVDADLVVLAAALTERTRGMIGAPELALLPDGAFLVNIARGGLVDTDALVAELGSGRLGGAGLDVTDPEPLPPLHPLWGLDNALITPHVADTEAMTVPLFAERVAANTAAFLGEGDWVGRVDLHAGY; encoded by the coding sequence GTGACGGATGCCGGTGGCGCGGCGCCGCTGGTCGGCGCCGTGTCGGTGCTCCCGCACGCCGACCCGTCCGTCGTCGCCGCAGTGCGCCGGGCGGGCGGCGAGGTCGTGCCGCTCGGCGTGCGCACGCGCGGGCTCGTCTGGGTCGCCGCCTCGGGGGCGGGCGAGCTCGAAGACGCGCTGACGCGGCATCCGCAGGTCGAATGGGTGCAGCTGCCGTGGGCGGGCGTCGATGCGTTCGCCGGCATCCTGGCTCGATACCGCGACGACGGACGGGTCTGGACGAGTGCCAAGGGCTCGTACGCGCGCCCGGTCGCCGAGCACGCGCTCATGCTCGCCCTGAGCGTGCTCCGCGAGGTGCCGCGTCGGGCCCGCGCGACCGCGTGGGAGGCCGACGAGCGGGGGCGGAGCCTCTTCGGCATGCGCGTCGTGATCGTCGGCGGCGGCGGCATCACCGAGGAGCTCCTGCGCCTGCTGGCGCCGTTCGGCGTGCACGCGACCGTCGTGCGCCGCCGCGCGGAGCCCGTCGAGGGTGCTGCACGCACGGTGACGGATGCCGACCTGCACGAGGTGCTCGTCGACGCCGACCTCGTGGTCCTTGCCGCCGCGCTCACCGAACGCACGCGCGGCATGATCGGCGCGCCGGAGCTCGCGTTGCTGCCCGACGGCGCATTCCTCGTGAACATCGCCCGGGGCGGCCTCGTCGACACGGATGCGCTCGTCGCCGAGCTCGGGAGCGGGCGGCTCGGGGGAGCGGGGCTCGACGTGACGGATCCCGAACCCCTGCCGCCGCTGCATCCGCTCTGGGGGCTCGACAACGCCCTCATCACGCCGCATGTGGCCGACACCGAGGCCATGACCGTGCCGCTCTTCGCGGAGCGCGTGGCGGCGAACACGGCGGCGTTCCTCGGCGAGGGCGACTGGGTCGGTCGCGTCGACCTGCACGCCGGCTACTGA
- a CDS encoding gamma-glutamylcyclotransferase family protein produces the protein MTHRVFSYGTLRQPDVQAALYGRAVPTIADTLPGYRLDWIRITDAAVIATSGSDRHPILRRGARHDVVEGAYLELDDVDLAATDAYEVDDYVRTPVVLGSGRDAWAYLAADVSR, from the coding sequence ATGACCCACCGCGTGTTCTCGTACGGCACCCTCCGCCAGCCCGACGTGCAGGCGGCGCTCTACGGACGGGCGGTGCCCACGATCGCCGACACGCTTCCGGGGTACCGGCTCGATTGGATCCGGATCACGGATGCCGCGGTCATCGCCACGAGCGGATCGGACCGTCATCCCATCCTCCGCCGAGGAGCCCGACACGACGTCGTCGAGGGCGCGTACCTCGAGCTGGACGACGTCGACCTCGCGGCGACGGACGCGTACGAGGTCGACGACTACGTGCGAACGCCGGTCGTGCTCGGATCGGGCCGCGACGCCTGGGCGTACCTCGCGGCGGATGTCTCGCGCTGA
- a CDS encoding glycosyltransferase, which produces MSDTPGASSPDGADRAEPERPLRILIGADTFAPNVNGAARFAERLAAGLVERGHEVHVMAPAANRKSGTWREVHEGQEITAHRLYSWRWYPHDWLRFALPWRIKQNSARIIDAVKPDVVHFQSHIIVGRGLSIEAEKRGIRIVGTNHFMPENMLEFTLLPKAWQDWAVGLAWKAAGRTFGRAESVTTPTLKAAQFLEKHTGLEGVHAISCGIDAHKYSPNWEPRTENRILFVGRVTGEKQIDVLLRALTLLPASLDAKVEIVGGGDQLKNLQNLAVELGIADRVTFTGYVTDEQLREAYHRASVLAMPSIAELQSIVTMEAMASALPVVAANAMALPHLVHDGQNGHLFEPSNPQDLADKLRDVLEASPDVYNAMKASSLKFIKAHDITRTLDTFESLYRGERVTDPVTESIPVILPD; this is translated from the coding sequence GTGTCTGACACTCCCGGTGCGTCATCTCCCGATGGCGCCGACCGCGCAGAGCCGGAACGCCCGCTCAGAATCCTGATCGGTGCCGACACCTTCGCCCCGAACGTCAACGGCGCCGCCCGCTTCGCCGAGCGCCTCGCCGCAGGCCTCGTCGAGCGCGGGCACGAGGTGCACGTCATGGCGCCTGCCGCGAACCGCAAGAGCGGCACGTGGCGCGAGGTGCACGAGGGCCAGGAGATCACGGCGCACCGCCTCTACAGCTGGCGCTGGTACCCGCACGACTGGCTGCGCTTCGCGCTGCCCTGGCGCATCAAGCAGAACAGCGCCCGCATCATCGACGCCGTCAAGCCCGACGTGGTGCACTTCCAGTCGCACATCATCGTCGGCCGCGGTCTGTCGATCGAGGCCGAGAAGCGCGGCATCCGCATCGTCGGCACCAATCACTTCATGCCCGAGAACATGCTCGAGTTCACGCTGCTGCCGAAGGCCTGGCAGGACTGGGCCGTCGGGCTCGCCTGGAAGGCCGCCGGTCGCACGTTCGGCCGCGCCGAATCCGTCACGACGCCCACGCTCAAGGCCGCGCAGTTCCTCGAGAAGCACACCGGCCTCGAGGGCGTGCACGCCATCTCGTGCGGCATCGACGCGCACAAGTACTCGCCCAACTGGGAGCCGCGCACCGAGAACCGCATCCTCTTCGTCGGCCGGGTCACGGGCGAGAAGCAGATCGACGTGCTGCTGCGCGCCCTCACCCTGCTGCCCGCCTCGCTCGACGCCAAGGTCGAGATCGTCGGCGGCGGCGACCAGTTGAAGAACCTGCAGAACCTCGCCGTCGAGCTCGGCATCGCCGACCGCGTCACCTTCACCGGCTACGTGACCGACGAGCAGCTCCGCGAGGCATACCACCGCGCATCCGTGCTCGCGATGCCCTCGATCGCCGAACTGCAGAGCATCGTCACCATGGAGGCCATGGCCTCGGCGCTCCCCGTCGTGGCCGCGAACGCCATGGCGCTGCCGCACCTCGTGCACGACGGCCAGAACGGGCACCTCTTCGAGCCGAGCAACCCGCAAGACCTGGCAGACAAGCTGCGTGACGTGCTCGAGGCCTCGCCCGACGTCTACAACGCGATGAAGGCCTCGTCGCTCAAGTTCATCAAGGCCCACGACATCACCCGCACGCTCGACACGTTCGAGAGTCTGTATCGTGGTGAGCGCGTGACCGATCCGGTCACCGAGTCGATCCCGGTCATCCTTCCCGACTGA
- a CDS encoding ABC transporter ATP-binding protein, producing MSTVVDIRNLGVSFATDAGAVKAVDDVSLTVKRGEVLAIVGESGSGKTVTAKTILGLLPETATTSGAVVLSNRAGTHENDVISVSKQRLRDIRGTDVAMVFQEPSTALNPVYTVGWQIIEGLRAHGEISKADARAKAIEILGRVGIPDPAERIDHFPHQFSGGQKQRIVIAMALVLEPGLIVADEPTTALDVTVQAEILDLLRRCRDEFGAAIVLITHNMGVVADLADRVAVMYQGNLIEQAPVDQLFANPQRDYTKALLAAVPFVGHGTVRAEARAAARPEGWAEQTPVVQATGLEIEYPGRFGRSGFRAVQGVDLVIRPGEVLGLVGESGSGKTTIGRAIAGLTKVTGGSLSVLGAEMNGIREREFRPLRSRIGFVFQDPASSFNPLLTIAECVAEPLIIHGRARDARNARHRVDELLEAVQLPRAYGDRYPHELSGGQRQRASLARSLALEPELLIADEPTSALDVSVQARVLELFAELQREFGFASLFISHDLAVVDILADRIAVLYHGRLVEEGTGTEVLGSPQQPYTQRLLASLPVPDPVAQAERREQLRRLREAD from the coding sequence ATGAGCACGGTGGTCGACATCAGGAACCTCGGCGTCTCGTTCGCGACCGACGCCGGTGCGGTGAAGGCCGTCGACGACGTGTCGCTCACCGTGAAGCGCGGCGAGGTGCTCGCCATCGTCGGCGAGTCGGGCAGCGGCAAGACCGTGACCGCCAAGACGATCCTCGGGCTCCTGCCCGAGACCGCCACGACCAGCGGCGCCGTCGTGCTCTCCAACCGGGCGGGCACGCACGAGAACGACGTCATCTCGGTGTCGAAGCAGCGACTCCGCGACATCCGCGGCACCGACGTCGCGATGGTGTTCCAGGAGCCGTCGACCGCATTGAACCCGGTGTACACGGTCGGCTGGCAGATCATCGAGGGCCTGCGTGCGCACGGCGAGATCTCCAAGGCCGATGCGCGGGCGAAGGCCATCGAGATCCTCGGCCGCGTCGGCATCCCCGACCCGGCCGAACGCATCGACCACTTCCCGCACCAGTTCTCAGGCGGGCAGAAGCAGCGCATCGTCATCGCGATGGCACTCGTGCTGGAGCCCGGCCTCATCGTGGCCGACGAGCCGACGACCGCGCTGGATGTCACGGTGCAGGCCGAGATCCTCGACCTGCTGCGTCGGTGCCGCGACGAGTTCGGCGCGGCGATCGTGCTCATCACGCACAACATGGGCGTGGTGGCCGACCTGGCCGACCGGGTCGCCGTCATGTACCAGGGCAACCTCATCGAGCAGGCGCCGGTCGACCAGCTGTTCGCGAACCCGCAGCGGGACTACACCAAGGCGCTGCTCGCCGCGGTGCCCTTCGTCGGACACGGAACGGTGCGCGCCGAGGCGCGTGCCGCCGCCCGCCCCGAGGGCTGGGCCGAGCAGACGCCCGTCGTGCAGGCGACCGGGCTCGAGATCGAGTACCCGGGCAGGTTCGGCCGATCCGGCTTCCGCGCCGTGCAGGGCGTCGACCTCGTCATCCGTCCGGGCGAGGTGCTCGGGCTCGTGGGCGAGTCCGGCTCGGGCAAGACGACGATCGGGCGCGCGATCGCGGGGCTGACGAAGGTCACCGGTGGCTCGCTCAGCGTGCTCGGCGCCGAGATGAACGGCATCCGCGAGCGCGAGTTCCGGCCGCTGCGCAGCCGCATCGGCTTCGTCTTCCAAGACCCGGCGTCGAGCTTCAACCCGTTGCTCACGATCGCCGAGTGCGTGGCGGAGCCGCTCATCATCCACGGTCGGGCGCGCGACGCGCGAAACGCCAGGCACCGCGTCGACGAGCTGCTCGAGGCCGTGCAGCTGCCGCGGGCGTACGGCGACCGCTACCCGCACGAGCTCTCGGGCGGCCAGCGTCAGCGCGCGAGCCTCGCACGCTCGCTCGCGCTCGAACCCGAACTGCTCATCGCCGACGAACCGACGTCGGCGCTCGACGTCTCCGTCCAGGCGCGTGTGCTCGAGCTGTTCGCCGAGTTGCAGCGCGAGTTCGGGTTCGCCTCGCTGTTCATCAGCCACGACCTCGCGGTCGTCGACATCCTCGCCGACCGCATCGCGGTGCTCTACCACGGCAGGCTCGTCGAGGAGGGCACGGGCACCGAGGTGCTGGGGTCGCCGCAGCAGCCGTACACGCAACGCCTGCTCGCGTCGTTGCCGGTGCCCGACCCGGTCGCGCAGGCCGAACGACGCGAGCAGCTCCGGCGTCTTCGAGAGGCGGACTGA
- a CDS encoding ATP-binding cassette domain-containing protein, giving the protein MAPAEHGYPIVVSDLSLEYPAKGPSPAHVALHGLSLTIAPGEVVGLLGSAGSGKSTLAKVLSGAAFDPRSADARPVITGGDASVLGHRLRGLPKRKLPELQFHVGYLAQDAGSRLAADRSVAEIIAEPILERDRRYNRRALETRVATMLDSVRLPLGYLQKYPYELSGGQRQRVALARALVLGPSVLIADEPTAGIDLTVRDAVAQLIGELRERQRFSALLISHDLPVLRSTADRIAVLDRGSLAAIGTIDEVFHDPSHPYVAALAGALDDGHAIIDELDGGLGR; this is encoded by the coding sequence ATGGCGCCCGCCGAACACGGCTACCCGATCGTCGTCAGCGATCTCTCGCTCGAGTACCCGGCGAAAGGGCCGAGCCCCGCGCACGTCGCCCTGCACGGCCTCAGCCTGACGATCGCGCCCGGCGAGGTCGTCGGACTGCTCGGCAGCGCCGGCAGCGGCAAGAGCACGCTCGCGAAGGTGCTCTCGGGCGCGGCCTTCGATCCGCGGTCGGCCGACGCGCGGCCGGTCATCACGGGCGGCGACGCCTCCGTGCTGGGGCACCGGCTGCGCGGGCTCCCGAAGCGCAAGCTGCCCGAGCTGCAGTTCCACGTCGGCTACCTCGCCCAAGACGCGGGGTCGCGCCTCGCCGCCGATCGCAGCGTCGCCGAGATCATCGCCGAGCCGATCCTCGAGCGTGATCGCCGCTACAACCGGCGCGCCCTCGAGACCCGGGTCGCGACGATGCTCGACAGCGTGCGGCTGCCGCTGGGCTACCTGCAGAAGTACCCCTACGAGCTGAGCGGCGGGCAGCGACAGCGCGTCGCGCTCGCCCGGGCGCTCGTACTCGGCCCGTCGGTGCTCATCGCCGACGAGCCCACGGCGGGCATCGACCTGACCGTGCGCGACGCCGTCGCCCAGCTCATCGGCGAGCTGCGCGAGCGGCAGCGGTTCTCGGCGCTGCTCATCAGCCACGACCTGCCCGTGCTGCGCAGCACCGCCGACCGCATCGCCGTGCTCGATCGCGGCAGCCTCGCCGCGATCGGCACGATCGACGAGGTGTTCCACGACCCGAGCCACCCGTACGTCGCGGCCCTCGCGGGCGCGCTCGACGACGGGCACGCGATCATCGACGAGCTCGACGGCGGCCTGGGCCGGTGA
- a CDS encoding DMT family transporter, which translates to MDPDLSDLTEQIALDPTQFIGIPLALVGAVFLSLGAQFQHRGVTKVEAHTADALGKGLNVGQLWLLLSRPSWVIGTVMLGLAIVFQLASLSFAPIIVVQPLGAIALVITSILNSRVNKVKLNSKSITAIFMCVGGVFLFVGVAAFTAVDKPVTDRQLITILTLLAVVLVAAALAFWFFRSRIRATFYVIMAGLLYGFVATLAKVVIGRVQQGEFEWLTFTCVIGLLAATALGAYFVQNAYASGPPDLVIAGLTVVDPIVAVLIGIVVLGEASQAALWANITFAIAGAIAVWGVFLLARNHPQTRL; encoded by the coding sequence GTGGATCCAGACCTGAGCGACCTGACCGAGCAGATCGCGCTCGACCCGACTCAGTTCATCGGCATCCCGCTGGCGCTCGTCGGCGCCGTGTTCCTCTCGCTCGGCGCCCAGTTCCAGCACCGCGGGGTGACCAAGGTCGAGGCGCACACGGCCGACGCACTCGGCAAGGGCCTGAACGTGGGCCAGCTCTGGCTGCTGCTCTCGCGCCCGTCGTGGGTGATCGGCACCGTCATGCTCGGGTTGGCGATCGTCTTCCAGCTCGCGAGCCTCTCGTTCGCGCCGATCATCGTGGTGCAGCCGCTCGGCGCGATCGCGCTCGTGATCACGTCGATCCTGAACTCGCGGGTCAACAAGGTCAAGCTGAACTCGAAGTCGATCACGGCGATCTTCATGTGCGTCGGCGGCGTCTTCCTGTTCGTCGGCGTCGCGGCCTTCACCGCCGTCGACAAGCCTGTGACCGACCGGCAGCTCATCACCATCCTGACGCTGCTCGCCGTCGTGCTCGTGGCTGCCGCACTGGCGTTCTGGTTCTTCCGCAGCCGGATCCGTGCCACCTTCTACGTCATCATGGCCGGCCTGCTCTACGGCTTCGTCGCCACGCTCGCCAAGGTCGTCATCGGGCGCGTGCAGCAGGGCGAGTTCGAATGGCTCACCTTCACCTGCGTCATCGGGCTGCTCGCCGCCACCGCGCTCGGCGCGTACTTCGTGCAGAACGCGTACGCCTCGGGCCCGCCCGACCTCGTGATCGCGGGCCTCACCGTCGTCGACCCGATCGTCGCGGTGCTCATCGGCATCGTCGTACTCGGTGAGGCGTCGCAGGCCGCGCTCTGGGCCAACATCACGTTCGCGATCGCGGGGGCCATCGCCGTGTGGGGCGTGTTCCTGCTCGCGCGCAACCATCCGCAGACCCGGCTCTGA